In one window of Spartinivicinus marinus DNA:
- a CDS encoding MMPL family transporter, whose translation MSTRNNRMTAINKPKGLFTARLLFISWLLLIVSSLILLVTQLQQGIPLKMDILELLPQVEQAETSKRQKPSQVFIDRSVKSVANNVVLLVGHADQQTALSQARQLHQTLTEHAAVTDSFFQLNQGNFQSIAKLYFPYRFGLLADKTVSKLENHDIDGLVANAQQQLYSLLSAANSKLIQNDPLFLFYDFLTQLPSVNGKLKLEEGYLLAKADGQTYVLMTLVLTDEYKQQLHFVNDIKQVEQQLQTKSPDLTLLKAGVVFHKAYGEQSAKADISLISIGSVAGIILLVLVLFRSIKPLLLTLFTIATGVLVAFTATLLIFGELHIIALVFGASLIGISIDYAFHYLAKQYTASDDWHPAKCIRAILPGLGLGLFTSAVGYIPMVTAPFPGLQQMGVFSIVGLTVAFITVVVAYPVLSAKGFYRPGLGVLGKWLSSYLIKWQQQNTGLKTTITLGLLLIALAGIIQLTADDDVKKLQALSAQLLQEQQKIQSITGFADVGPYVIIFADNAEQLLLREQLFVKQLRQTGQPVVGEFIALSDYISAITTQQQHHQLLARLVEIGENAADSIWQKLTDLGYQTSVVEQYQQDLLAAKGQALSFNDWFAAFPNQWVKALWLGESQDQLSGNKQVASVIRFNHIMDYQALTNLVAEQQAGVVLIDQAKTVSTTFASYRMQLVKLVAIAYLLIAVFLWFRYGWKDALFILMPPLIAALLAITSIAQVVGYYNLFNCLAIILVLSIGIDYTLFIKESDSHSLSATFTAVALSACTTLLSFGLLALSDIPVVFSFGLTISVGIGCAFILAPLAAKQISK comes from the coding sequence ATGTCAACGCGAAATAACCGGATGACTGCTATTAACAAACCAAAAGGCTTGTTTACTGCTAGACTGCTGTTTATAAGTTGGTTGTTATTAATTGTGAGCAGCCTTATTCTGTTGGTTACTCAGCTTCAGCAGGGTATTCCACTCAAAATGGATATTCTGGAGCTGTTACCGCAAGTTGAACAAGCAGAGACCTCTAAACGACAAAAGCCATCGCAGGTTTTTATTGACCGATCGGTAAAATCAGTGGCTAATAACGTTGTCCTATTGGTAGGTCATGCAGATCAGCAAACGGCGTTGAGTCAGGCGAGACAGTTGCATCAAACACTAACAGAGCATGCGGCTGTGACAGATAGTTTTTTCCAGCTTAATCAAGGTAACTTCCAGTCGATCGCCAAGCTTTACTTTCCCTATCGATTTGGTTTATTGGCTGATAAGACGGTAAGTAAGCTAGAAAACCACGATATAGATGGCCTAGTGGCTAATGCTCAACAACAGCTGTATAGCCTGCTGTCAGCAGCAAACTCGAAGCTTATCCAAAACGACCCACTGTTTTTATTTTATGATTTTTTGACTCAGCTACCTTCAGTTAATGGCAAACTGAAATTGGAAGAGGGTTATTTGCTTGCCAAAGCAGATGGCCAAACTTATGTATTAATGACACTGGTGCTGACCGACGAATATAAGCAACAGCTACATTTTGTTAATGATATCAAACAGGTTGAGCAACAGTTACAAACCAAATCCCCTGATTTAACTTTATTGAAAGCGGGTGTTGTCTTTCATAAAGCTTATGGAGAACAGTCGGCCAAAGCAGATATTTCTCTGATCAGTATTGGTTCCGTGGCGGGTATTATCTTGTTAGTGCTGGTTTTATTTAGAAGTATAAAACCGCTATTACTCACTTTATTTACAATTGCCACAGGTGTTTTAGTTGCCTTTACAGCTACCTTATTAATTTTTGGTGAGCTGCATATCATTGCTTTGGTTTTCGGGGCGAGTTTAATTGGTATTTCGATTGACTATGCGTTTCATTACTTAGCTAAACAATATACAGCAAGTGATGATTGGCATCCGGCGAAATGTATTCGAGCTATTTTGCCAGGCTTAGGACTAGGTTTGTTTACCAGTGCGGTGGGTTATATCCCAATGGTGACAGCACCATTTCCTGGGCTGCAACAAATGGGTGTGTTCAGTATTGTTGGATTAACCGTTGCTTTTATAACCGTGGTTGTGGCTTATCCTGTTTTATCTGCAAAAGGCTTTTATCGACCAGGCTTGGGGGTGTTGGGTAAATGGCTTAGTAGCTATTTAATTAAGTGGCAGCAGCAAAATACAGGTTTAAAAACAACAATTACTTTGGGGTTATTATTGATCGCTTTAGCCGGTATAATCCAGTTAACCGCTGATGATGATGTAAAAAAATTACAGGCATTGTCTGCGCAACTGCTTCAAGAACAGCAAAAAATCCAATCCATTACCGGGTTTGCCGATGTTGGCCCCTATGTCATTATTTTTGCTGATAATGCAGAGCAGCTATTATTGAGAGAACAACTGTTCGTCAAGCAGCTGCGTCAAACTGGGCAGCCGGTGGTGGGGGAGTTTATTGCGTTATCTGACTATATTTCGGCCATTACAACGCAGCAGCAACATCATCAGTTATTAGCCCGCTTGGTTGAAATTGGGGAAAATGCTGCTGACAGTATCTGGCAAAAACTAACGGATTTAGGCTATCAAACGTCAGTAGTTGAACAGTATCAACAAGACTTATTAGCAGCCAAAGGACAAGCATTGAGCTTTAATGATTGGTTTGCTGCGTTTCCTAATCAATGGGTTAAGGCCCTTTGGCTCGGTGAAAGTCAGGACCAACTATCAGGCAATAAACAAGTAGCATCGGTTATTCGCTTTAATCATATCATGGACTATCAAGCATTAACTAACCTGGTTGCTGAGCAGCAGGCGGGGGTGGTGCTAATTGATCAAGCTAAAACCGTATCAACCACGTTTGCCAGTTATCGTATGCAGCTAGTCAAGCTCGTGGCTATTGCCTATTTATTGATTGCAGTATTTTTATGGTTCCGTTACGGCTGGAAAGATGCGTTATTTATTTTAATGCCACCTTTAATTGCAGCTTTATTGGCAATAACCAGTATTGCTCAAGTGGTGGGCTATTATAATTTATTTAATTGCCTGGCCATTATTTTGGTGTTGAGTATCGGAATTGATTATACCTTGTTTATAAAAGAATCGGATAGTCACTCATTAAGCGCTACCTTTACGGCTGTTGCTTTATCGGCATGTACCACTTTACTGTCATTTGGTTTGCTGGCATTAAGTGATATTCCTGTTGTATTTAGCTTTGGTTTGACCATTAGTGTCGGTATTGGTTGTGCTTTTATTTTGGCGCCTTTGGCAGCCAAACAAATTTCTAAATAG
- a CDS encoding beta-ketoacyl synthase chain length factor produces the protein MQQLTFSIENWCAWAPGLNSQTAWQQWAESAASMPATEEQPTLDWLPARQRRRLSLQAKMALTVAQECLEKIEIDSVRTIFASRHGEAQRMQHMLQQLAIDEPLSPTEFGLSVHNSTAGWYGVLFKDNAATTAIAAGKDTFPNSLIEAVSQLSIAEVDRVLLIFTHMPLPDFYQAFQDEPNPCFSVGMMLSQQSGTPIQMSYQKTEIESKPSISSPALAFIRFLLLGQQHTQVSTDRMVWKYEQL, from the coding sequence ATGCAGCAGTTAACTTTTTCAATTGAAAACTGGTGTGCTTGGGCACCAGGCCTGAATAGTCAAACAGCGTGGCAGCAATGGGCTGAGAGTGCAGCCAGTATGCCTGCAACTGAAGAACAGCCAACACTAGACTGGCTACCAGCTAGGCAACGGCGCAGGCTGAGTTTGCAGGCTAAAATGGCCTTAACGGTTGCGCAAGAGTGTCTGGAAAAAATTGAAATTGATTCGGTCCGCACAATATTTGCCAGCCGCCATGGTGAGGCCCAGCGGATGCAACATATGCTGCAACAACTGGCTATAGATGAGCCGTTATCACCTACAGAGTTTGGCTTATCAGTGCATAACAGCACCGCAGGCTGGTATGGTGTGTTATTCAAGGATAATGCTGCCACAACGGCTATTGCAGCGGGTAAAGATACTTTTCCAAATAGTTTAATTGAGGCTGTATCACAACTATCTATTGCTGAGGTAGATAGAGTTTTGTTGATCTTTACCCATATGCCATTACCTGATTTTTATCAGGCTTTTCAGGATGAGCCTAATCCCTGTTTTAGTGTGGGAATGATGTTATCCCAGCAAAGTGGTACACCTATTCAGATGAGTTATCAAAAGACAGAGATTGAGAGCAAGCCTTCAATATCATCGCCAGCTTTAGCATTTATTCGATTTTTATTATTAGGCCAGCAACACACCCAAGTATCTACCGACCGAATGGTGTGGAAGTACGAGCAGTTGTAA
- a CDS encoding acyl-CoA thioesterase has product MEFSQTVEITVPFHDVDMMQIAWHGHYAKYFEIARCQLLDSFGYNYRQMEESGYMWPIVDFRIKYIRPAKFEATIQVTATLVEYENRLKITYQIKDKQTGETLTKGHTVQMAVKLSNHETCFRSPAVLFEKLGVEVEDD; this is encoded by the coding sequence ATGGAATTTAGTCAGACAGTTGAAATAACCGTGCCGTTTCATGATGTGGATATGATGCAAATTGCCTGGCATGGTCATTACGCTAAATATTTTGAAATTGCCCGCTGTCAATTATTGGACTCTTTTGGTTATAACTATCGGCAAATGGAAGAGTCAGGTTATATGTGGCCAATTGTTGATTTTCGAATTAAATACATTCGTCCGGCAAAGTTTGAGGCCACCATCCAGGTAACAGCCACATTGGTGGAATACGAAAACCGATTAAAAATTACTTATCAGATTAAAGATAAGCAAACAGGTGAAACCCTAACTAAAGGCCATACAGTACAAATGGCTGTTAAATTGAGTAATCACGAAACCTGTTTTCGTTCTCCAGCAGTATTGTTTGAAAAATTAGGAGTAGAGGTTGAGGATGATTAA
- a CDS encoding phosphopantetheine-binding protein, whose product MSSLKEELKTLIVDVLDLEDVEPADIVDDEPLFVEGLGLDSIDALELGLALKKRYNIKIEANAEDNKQHFASINSLAAFIEANK is encoded by the coding sequence ATGTCTAGCTTAAAGGAAGAGTTAAAAACGTTAATAGTTGATGTGTTGGATTTAGAAGATGTAGAGCCTGCAGATATTGTTGATGACGAACCATTATTTGTTGAGGGATTAGGGCTGGATTCAATAGATGCATTGGAGCTTGGTTTAGCGTTGAAAAAGCGCTACAACATTAAAATCGAAGCCAATGCTGAAGATAATAAGCAGCATTTTGCATCCATTAATAGCCTTGCTGCCTTTATTGAAGCAAATAAGTAA
- a CDS encoding HAL/PAL/TAL family ammonia-lyase, translating to MVQSAVNAEKVIAISDQSWVSIEDINSIAVGDQQVELSSDQSFIDKIKQGCEFLDKLLHEEGVIYGVTTGYGDSCTVSVPLELVEQLPVHLTRFHGCGLGEYLTVDQAIAVLAVRLTSLTKGVSGVSLNLLQLLTTLINQKIAPVIPQEGSVGASGDLTPLSYVAAVLMGERDVIYQGQQLSAKQVFAEKNIQPIKLRPKEGLAIMNGTAVMTALACDAYQRSAYLAKLTSRLTALASIALQGNAYHFDEKLFAVKPHPGQMEVAKWIRTDLQHVESPKQSDRLQDRYSIRCAPHVIGVLQDALPTFRTFIENEINSANDNPIIDAEGEHVLHGGHFYGGHIAFAMDSMKNTVANLADLVDRQLALIMDTKFNNGLPANLTGAIQERLMVNHGFKAVQIGVSAWTAEALKLTMPASVFSRSTECHNQDKVSMGTIAARDCLRVLELTEQVVAAAVLAIHQALALRARKGELHLSSLSEPLQAMYKDVFSYFELVEEDRPLEQVLRQTVEYIKQQRWELYS from the coding sequence ATGGTTCAATCTGCTGTAAACGCTGAAAAAGTCATTGCCATTTCAGATCAAAGCTGGGTCTCCATTGAAGATATCAATAGTATTGCTGTCGGCGATCAGCAGGTTGAACTGTCTTCTGATCAATCTTTTATTGATAAAATCAAACAGGGGTGTGAGTTTCTCGATAAACTGCTCCATGAAGAAGGCGTGATCTATGGAGTTACTACAGGGTATGGTGACTCTTGTACTGTATCCGTACCACTAGAATTAGTCGAACAACTCCCGGTTCATTTAACCCGATTTCATGGTTGTGGTTTAGGTGAATACTTAACTGTTGATCAAGCGATTGCCGTATTGGCAGTACGTTTAACCTCATTAACCAAAGGAGTTTCTGGGGTCAGTTTGAATTTGCTGCAGTTATTAACCACATTGATTAACCAAAAAATAGCACCTGTTATTCCCCAGGAAGGTTCCGTTGGAGCCAGTGGCGACTTAACCCCACTTTCTTATGTTGCTGCGGTATTAATGGGGGAAAGGGATGTTATTTATCAAGGACAACAGTTGTCGGCTAAACAGGTTTTTGCGGAAAAAAATATTCAGCCAATAAAATTACGTCCAAAAGAAGGGCTGGCCATAATGAATGGTACTGCTGTGATGACGGCACTGGCTTGTGACGCTTACCAGCGGTCAGCTTACTTAGCGAAGTTAACATCCCGTTTGACAGCATTAGCCAGTATTGCTTTGCAGGGGAATGCCTACCATTTTGATGAAAAACTGTTTGCAGTCAAACCCCACCCTGGGCAGATGGAAGTGGCTAAGTGGATACGCACTGACTTGCAACATGTTGAATCACCTAAACAGTCTGATCGGCTGCAGGATCGTTATTCAATTCGATGTGCACCTCATGTGATTGGGGTATTACAAGATGCGTTGCCTACGTTTAGAACCTTTATTGAAAATGAAATTAACAGTGCTAACGATAATCCAATCATTGATGCGGAAGGTGAACATGTACTTCATGGTGGGCATTTTTATGGTGGCCATATCGCCTTCGCGATGGACTCTATGAAAAACACGGTGGCCAATTTAGCGGATTTAGTTGATCGGCAGTTGGCACTGATTATGGACACTAAATTTAATAACGGTTTACCAGCAAATTTAACTGGCGCCATCCAAGAGCGGTTGATGGTGAACCATGGTTTTAAAGCCGTGCAAATTGGTGTTTCGGCCTGGACAGCTGAAGCGTTAAAGCTCACCATGCCAGCCAGTGTGTTTTCCCGTTCTACAGAGTGCCATAACCAAGATAAAGTCAGTATGGGAACCATTGCTGCGCGTGATTGTTTGCGCGTATTAGAGCTAACAGAACAAGTTGTTGCGGCAGCTGTTTTAGCTATTCACCAAGCATTAGCATTACGAGCGCGTAAGGGTGAACTGCATTTATCGTCATTAAGCGAACCACTTCAGGCGATGTATAAGGATGTATTCAGCTATTTTGAACTGGTGGAAGAAGATCGGCCTTTAGAGCAGGTATTGCGGCAGACAGTAGAATATATTAAGCAACAAAGGTGGGAATTATATAGTTGA
- a CDS encoding ApeI family dehydratase: MELPDYSIEQQADQQATVVLTITESLPHFAGHFPNQPVLPGVVQVDWAIHFALQLGLGQASVKQLEVIKFQQLVMPPTTLYLSLERLASGKTKFSFTNKEHVFSSGRIVWGNP, from the coding sequence ATGGAATTACCAGACTACTCAATTGAACAGCAAGCAGACCAACAGGCTACGGTTGTATTGACAATTACCGAATCGTTGCCCCACTTTGCAGGCCATTTTCCTAATCAACCAGTGTTGCCTGGGGTGGTGCAGGTTGATTGGGCCATTCATTTTGCCCTGCAATTGGGTTTAGGTCAGGCATCAGTTAAGCAACTGGAAGTCATCAAGTTTCAGCAATTGGTCATGCCGCCTACCACTTTGTATTTGAGTTTGGAACGCTTAGCTAGTGGTAAAACAAAATTCAGTTTTACCAATAAAGAACACGTATTTTCTTCCGGTCGGATTGTATGGGGGAATCCTTGA
- a CDS encoding LolA family protein, which translates to MIKLLLKALSLTTLLLIGVVNGATKTPDFSMAEKLQQPAPAIKLLNKKLVLKNNIKGEFNQEKHIKVLSRPLKSSGKFNLSEHQGLIWDTQQPTKNRIKVNSTGLYEWKSSGSDFNQGQWQVKPESQSAGFSRYAKSFQALLNADIKQLQQEFDLYWQHTANNWQLGLKPKQTSQLTKLISWIKVTGSDRVNMIQIREQSGDFSQINLSSIAPLNSSTSADVNAK; encoded by the coding sequence ATGATTAAATTATTGCTAAAGGCTTTGTCGCTAACAACCCTATTACTGATTGGGGTTGTTAATGGTGCAACAAAAACGCCTGATTTTTCCATGGCTGAGAAATTACAGCAGCCAGCACCAGCTATTAAGCTTTTAAATAAAAAACTGGTTTTGAAAAATAATATTAAAGGAGAATTTAACCAGGAAAAGCATATTAAAGTATTAAGCCGGCCACTGAAGTCATCCGGTAAGTTCAATTTAAGTGAGCACCAGGGATTGATTTGGGATACTCAGCAGCCCACTAAAAACCGGATTAAAGTGAATTCAACTGGGCTATACGAATGGAAGAGTAGTGGCAGTGACTTCAATCAAGGGCAATGGCAAGTCAAACCCGAGAGCCAGTCGGCAGGCTTTTCTCGCTATGCAAAAAGCTTCCAAGCATTACTGAATGCGGATATTAAGCAATTACAGCAAGAGTTTGACTTATATTGGCAGCATACCGCAAATAATTGGCAGTTGGGTTTAAAACCAAAGCAGACCAGTCAGTTAACTAAGTTAATCAGCTGGATTAAAGTGACCGGCAGTGACAGAGTGAATATGATTCAAATTCGAGAGCAGTCTGGTGACTTCAGCCAAATCAACCTCTCAAGTATTGCGCCTTTAAACAGCAGTACATCTGCTGATGTCAACGCGAAATAA
- a CDS encoding lysophospholipid acyltransferase family protein, which yields MKKLYLIWRVLATGFSFLLFGLGGFLLALLAFPLINLVWRDQWQRRYRAQRLISCSFRFYLKVLDYLGVMSYEIKGLENLRADKGRVIIANHPSLLDVVLLIAALPQADCVVKQALWHNPLLKGVVKAAGYISNQDPETLINQCRASLNQGGCLILFPEGTRTTPGKAIRFQRGAANIALRAEADIRLVDISCQPTTLTKQEKWYQVADRKVKFLVEVKHLVEIKPFLAEVNELPRATRQLTRYLESQYT from the coding sequence ATGAAAAAGCTCTATTTAATTTGGCGGGTGCTAGCCACTGGCTTTAGCTTTTTATTGTTTGGCCTGGGTGGATTTCTACTTGCCTTGCTGGCTTTTCCTCTGATTAATTTGGTGTGGCGTGATCAGTGGCAACGACGTTATCGGGCTCAACGGTTGATCAGCTGTAGCTTTCGGTTTTATCTCAAAGTTTTAGATTACTTAGGTGTTATGAGTTATGAAATTAAAGGGCTGGAAAATCTAAGAGCTGATAAGGGACGTGTTATTATTGCAAATCACCCCTCTTTATTGGATGTGGTGTTACTGATAGCAGCTTTGCCCCAAGCCGACTGTGTGGTGAAGCAGGCGCTTTGGCATAATCCATTATTAAAAGGGGTTGTGAAAGCAGCCGGTTATATCAGTAATCAAGACCCAGAAACATTAATTAACCAGTGTAGAGCCTCATTAAACCAAGGGGGCTGTTTAATTTTGTTTCCTGAGGGAACTCGAACCACACCAGGCAAGGCTATTCGGTTTCAGCGAGGGGCAGCTAATATTGCATTAAGGGCAGAAGCAGATATTCGCTTAGTTGACATTAGCTGTCAGCCAACCACTTTAACCAAACAAGAAAAGTGGTATCAGGTTGCTGATCGGAAAGTGAAGTTTTTAGTTGAGGTTAAACACTTAGTGGAAATTAAGCCGTTTTTAGCCGAGGTAAATGAGCTGCCTCGGGCCACTAGGCAATTAACCCGGTATTTAGAAAGTCAGTACACATAA
- a CDS encoding AMP-binding protein yields the protein MLNDSAAGLIPNENWQPACFKQLEKLINSGNLTQRPVGYLNAGQTVTTATILKSVEGFAEKLSNRVNTQGWAIYCDDSVHFIIALLAALKTRLAIVIIPNKQTATFNDLISQNYTLLTDVSLATGNDHHIPVVLEALSDPKEILDLSKQQLFSVSCQQPLFFYTSGTTGKPKLIAKQFGQLIDEVAVLNGLWRENTSQAVFISTVSHQHIYGFLFKILWPLTIGSPIFSPLVSYPEELLAISRQFERVVWIASPALLKRLPDAIDSPVESLAMVVSSGGKLDYQVARQIVDGLQQLPVEILGSTETGGVAWRQQSQENSAWTPLPRCAVSKDCETGCLQVSSPFISSDHSHFVMGDMIELQKDGQFYLKERADRIVKIEEKRLSLAQLEAVLQQCKEVSQVAAVGLQTGARAKVGVAIVLTTAGQEKLHKLGKRSLNLHFTQLLSNHFERTLLPKKWRYVNQLPENSQGKMSVSALTALFEKQ from the coding sequence GTGTTGAATGATAGTGCAGCAGGTTTGATTCCTAATGAAAATTGGCAGCCAGCCTGTTTTAAGCAGCTCGAAAAGCTAATTAATAGCGGTAATTTAACTCAGCGACCCGTTGGTTATTTGAATGCTGGGCAAACAGTGACAACTGCCACCATATTAAAGTCGGTTGAAGGTTTTGCAGAAAAGTTGAGTAATAGGGTAAATACTCAAGGCTGGGCCATTTATTGTGATGACTCGGTACATTTTATTATTGCCTTATTAGCGGCACTGAAAACTCGCTTAGCGATAGTGATTATTCCCAATAAACAAACAGCTACTTTTAACGACTTAATTTCTCAAAATTATACATTATTAACCGATGTTTCATTAGCCACCGGCAATGATCATCATATCCCTGTAGTCTTAGAAGCATTGTCAGACCCTAAAGAAATACTTGATCTGAGTAAGCAACAGTTGTTTTCGGTGAGCTGTCAACAGCCGTTGTTTTTTTATACCTCAGGTACGACTGGCAAGCCTAAGCTGATAGCCAAGCAATTTGGTCAGCTGATTGATGAAGTCGCTGTGCTTAATGGTTTATGGCGAGAAAACACGTCGCAAGCGGTTTTTATATCGACAGTTAGCCATCAGCACATATATGGCTTTTTATTTAAAATCTTATGGCCTCTCACCATTGGTAGCCCTATTTTCAGCCCACTGGTTAGTTATCCAGAAGAGCTGCTAGCCATTTCCCGCCAGTTTGAAAGAGTTGTCTGGATAGCCAGCCCTGCATTGTTAAAACGATTGCCAGATGCAATTGACAGCCCGGTTGAATCGTTAGCGATGGTGGTGTCTTCAGGTGGAAAACTGGACTACCAGGTTGCTAGGCAAATAGTTGATGGACTACAGCAGTTGCCTGTTGAAATACTGGGTAGTACAGAGACAGGGGGGGTAGCCTGGCGCCAACAATCTCAGGAAAACTCCGCTTGGACTCCTTTGCCTCGCTGTGCTGTTAGCAAGGATTGTGAAACAGGTTGTTTACAAGTTAGTTCACCTTTTATTAGTTCAGATCATTCCCACTTTGTGATGGGTGATATGATTGAGCTACAAAAAGACGGGCAGTTTTATTTAAAAGAGCGAGCTGACCGAATTGTAAAAATTGAAGAAAAGCGATTATCGCTGGCCCAACTAGAGGCAGTGTTGCAACAATGTAAGGAAGTCAGCCAAGTGGCTGCTGTTGGCTTGCAGACAGGGGCGAGAGCCAAAGTAGGGGTAGCGATTGTATTAACGACAGCAGGGCAGGAAAAGCTGCATAAGCTGGGTAAAAGGTCACTGAATTTGCACTTTACTCAATTATTAAGCAACCACTTTGAGCGGACACTACTACCCAAAAAATGGCGGTATGTGAATCAATTACCTGAAAATAGCCAAGGTAAAATGTCTGTAAGCGCCTTAACTGCGCTATTTGAGAAACAATGA
- a CDS encoding glycosyltransferase family 2 protein: protein MSEFTPCVVIPIYNHSKTIAGVIDGINTLNLPCIVVDDGSNESTKQALTQLKQDNPGLTLVTLARNQGKGAAVKQGLATAWLQGYSHALQVDADGQHDLQDIPQLLATARQHPEALVTGQPLYDDSIPKSRQYGRLFTHFWVWLETLSLTDSMIGFRVYPLSSTVTVLDQVVGERMDFDIEVLVKMIWHGIPVEVYPTRVIYPENGISHFNLWHDNWLISKMHTRLVCGMLLRLPNLIKRKLFDQQTTHWASIRERGSIWGLTFLLWMFRLGGDKLVRLLLYPIIGYFYLTNKAAQQASKTYLSRVAEQQTRHNKAVQHLSEQMTPDALVSSQDSFKHFMQFGKAALDKCAVWANKITVKDVDIINGELFNNLLANKQGALFITAHFGNSEICRALAYAKYGQKVNVLVHTKHAVAFNKIIREINPEAQLSLIEVTEIGPDTAIMLSEKIEQGEFIVIVGDRTSVNDPANCCYLDFLGYQAPFPKGPFILAGLLKCSVYLLLCYQAQRRYCVHFEKITEKIPFGKKVREQEIIKTAQIYVSHLETFCLKQPLQWFNFFDFWQQDKVVTSQTNAVKKTIK from the coding sequence TTGAGCGAGTTTACCCCTTGTGTAGTGATCCCTATTTATAATCACAGTAAAACCATTGCTGGGGTTATTGATGGCATAAATACACTTAACCTGCCTTGTATTGTAGTGGATGATGGGAGTAATGAATCTACCAAGCAAGCATTAACCCAGCTCAAGCAGGATAATCCAGGCTTAACACTTGTGACGCTGGCGAGAAACCAGGGAAAAGGCGCTGCTGTTAAACAAGGACTGGCAACAGCCTGGTTACAAGGGTATTCCCATGCATTGCAAGTCGATGCTGATGGTCAGCATGACTTGCAAGATATTCCTCAGCTTTTGGCAACAGCCAGGCAGCACCCTGAAGCACTGGTGACAGGACAGCCCTTGTATGACGACTCTATTCCTAAATCACGACAGTATGGGCGTTTATTTACGCATTTTTGGGTGTGGCTAGAAACGTTATCATTGACTGATTCAATGATTGGTTTTCGCGTTTACCCACTGTCCAGTACAGTTACCGTATTGGATCAGGTGGTGGGTGAGAGGATGGATTTTGATATCGAAGTGCTGGTTAAAATGATCTGGCATGGGATTCCTGTGGAAGTTTATCCAACCCGAGTAATTTACCCTGAAAATGGTATATCCCATTTTAATTTATGGCATGATAATTGGTTGATCAGCAAAATGCATACCCGACTGGTGTGTGGTATGTTGTTAAGGCTGCCAAATTTAATTAAGCGCAAATTATTTGACCAGCAAACTACCCATTGGGCGTCAATCAGAGAGCGGGGCAGCATTTGGGGGTTAACGTTTTTATTATGGATGTTTCGGTTAGGCGGCGACAAATTAGTTCGCCTGTTGCTTTATCCAATCATCGGTTACTTTTATTTAACCAATAAGGCGGCGCAACAGGCATCAAAAACCTATTTGTCGCGTGTAGCGGAACAGCAAACACGACATAATAAAGCAGTACAGCACTTATCAGAACAAATGACTCCAGATGCATTAGTCAGCAGTCAAGACAGCTTTAAACACTTTATGCAGTTTGGTAAAGCGGCGCTGGACAAATGCGCGGTCTGGGCAAATAAAATCACGGTAAAAGATGTTGATATTATTAATGGTGAGCTCTTCAATAATTTATTAGCGAATAAACAAGGTGCGTTATTTATTACGGCGCATTTTGGTAATAGCGAAATCTGTCGAGCACTTGCTTATGCTAAATATGGGCAAAAAGTAAATGTGCTAGTGCATACCAAACATGCAGTCGCTTTTAATAAAATCATTAGAGAAATTAATCCAGAAGCGCAATTGAGTTTAATAGAAGTCACAGAAATTGGTCCGGATACAGCCATTATGCTCAGTGAGAAAATTGAGCAAGGTGAGTTTATTGTGATTGTTGGGGATCGTACTTCAGTAAATGACCCTGCTAATTGCTGTTACCTGGACTTTTTAGGATATCAGGCACCTTTCCCCAAAGGGCCATTTATTTTGGCCGGCTTACTGAAATGCTCTGTATATCTTTTGCTGTGTTATCAAGCTCAGCGTCGCTACTGTGTACATTTTGAAAAAATAACTGAAAAAATACCCTTTGGTAAAAAAGTCAGAGAGCAGGAAATAATAAAAACTGCGCAAATCTATGTTAGTCATTTAGAAACGTTTTGTTTAAAACAACCACTTCAGTGGTTTAATTTTTTTGATTTTTGGCAGCAAGACAAAGTTGTAACGTCGCAAACGAATGCTGTGAAAAAAACTATAAAGTAA
- a CDS encoding acyl carrier protein, with the protein MQSRQDILAALTEILVDKFEIDEADIAPEANLYEELDLDSIDAVDLVIMLQELTNKKIKPEEFKAVRTVNDVVNAVEQLVK; encoded by the coding sequence ATGCAATCTCGTCAGGATATTTTAGCTGCACTTACTGAAATATTGGTTGATAAGTTTGAAATTGATGAAGCGGACATTGCTCCTGAAGCAAACTTATATGAAGAGCTTGATCTCGATAGTATCGATGCGGTTGACTTAGTCATTATGCTGCAAGAACTGACCAATAAAAAAATTAAGCCTGAAGAGTTTAAAGCCGTAAGAACAGTCAATGATGTGGTCAATGCTGTTGAGCAGTTAGTTAAATAG